A single Agrococcus sp. ARC_14 DNA region contains:
- a CDS encoding ArsA family ATPase, with translation MLLALACSRRLLFVGGKGGVGKTSISAALAVARARAGGRVLLVSTDPAHNLGHVWDRSLSDEPARVLTSGEGFVDAVEIDPTSTIDRHFATVAATMTRLLPDRLHASALQHLDQARTAPGSHEAAVLERIAELIESSRDTHDLVIFDTAPSGHTLRLLALPEQLTGWTETLLASRDRSDRFAAAARSVVGSKDAEPTADAELRRTLISRRDRFAQMRGSITDPDATSFIVVSIAERLPVAESIDVVRQLAGLGIDPAAIVVNRRSPADAGALLAQRREQEEQHLATLRSAVGDIPISQIPLLPGDLAGSEALSVLADHLVATSTA, from the coding sequence ATGCTGCTAGCGCTTGCGTGCTCGCGCCGCCTCCTCTTCGTCGGAGGCAAGGGCGGTGTCGGCAAGACCTCGATCTCGGCGGCGCTCGCCGTCGCTCGTGCTCGGGCCGGCGGGCGCGTGCTGCTGGTCTCGACCGACCCGGCGCACAATCTCGGGCACGTCTGGGATCGCTCGCTCTCCGATGAGCCTGCACGTGTCCTCACGAGCGGCGAGGGGTTCGTGGATGCCGTCGAGATCGACCCGACGTCGACGATCGATCGCCACTTCGCGACGGTCGCGGCGACCATGACGCGGCTGCTGCCCGATCGGCTCCACGCGTCGGCGCTGCAGCACCTCGATCAGGCTCGGACGGCGCCGGGCAGCCACGAGGCAGCGGTGCTCGAGCGCATCGCAGAGCTGATCGAGAGCAGTCGCGACACGCACGACCTGGTGATCTTCGACACGGCGCCGTCCGGTCACACGCTGCGCCTGCTCGCGCTCCCCGAGCAGCTCACGGGCTGGACCGAGACGCTGCTCGCCAGTCGGGATCGATCGGATCGGTTCGCCGCGGCCGCCCGCAGCGTCGTCGGCTCGAAGGATGCGGAGCCGACGGCAGACGCCGAGCTGCGGCGCACGCTGATCTCCCGCCGAGATCGCTTCGCGCAGATGCGAGGCAGCATCACCGATCCCGATGCAACCTCGTTCATCGTCGTCAGCATCGCGGAGCGCCTCCCCGTCGCCGAGTCGATCGATGTCGTGCGGCAGCTGGCCGGCCTCGGCATCGACCCGGCGGCGATCGTCGTCAATCGCCGATCCCCGGCGGATGCCGGTGCCCTCCTCGCGCAGCGGCGCGAGCAGGAGGAGCAGCACCTCGCAACGCTGCGCAGTGCCGTCGGCGACATCCCGATCTCGCAGATCCCGCTGCTTCCCGGCGACCTGGCTGGCAGCGAGGCGCTGAGCGTGCTCGCGGATCACCTCGTGGCGACGTCGACCGCCTGA
- a CDS encoding thiamine pyrophosphate-dependent enzyme, whose protein sequence is MSEQYADTAGRAVLETIRAYGVTAVFGIPGTHNLELYRPLAELGMRAVTNRHEQGSGYGADGWAQQTGLPGVVITTSGPGLQNAMSAVGTAFCESRPLLVLSPGVALGAEFADVGTLHETKDASAMAGAVAAWSRRVSSAAEAVDAVHDAFALFRTGRPRPVHIEIPLDVLEAPAGVAAAARAARSAPAAVAGEAASVREAIALLADASAPVIVAGGGATRASSQVTALAERLGAPVLTTLNGKGTLDEHHALSLGSNLRLPAARAIAEAADVLIVVGSKLGEAELWAPTLEARGAVVRIDISAAQVHKNLEARVGIVGDAAAVLDAVLADLPQGSPAATDLAPVRATILAETRAALPQTVALAETIAAALPEGAIVAGDSSQIVYMALANVLRQSRPHSLLYTPTYATLGYGLPAAIGARVAQTERPVVTVIGDGALMFCVNELATAIEQRLDLTIVCVDNGGYAEIKQNELDRGIAPVGVDLVQPDWAALADAFGATGTRVASDGEIVPSIRAAIAAGGVQLVHIRHPQHSAD, encoded by the coding sequence ATGAGCGAGCAGTACGCCGACACCGCGGGACGCGCGGTGCTGGAGACGATCCGCGCCTACGGCGTGACCGCGGTGTTCGGGATCCCCGGCACGCACAACCTCGAGCTCTATCGACCGCTGGCCGAGCTGGGCATGCGGGCGGTGACGAACCGGCACGAGCAGGGCTCCGGCTACGGCGCCGACGGCTGGGCGCAGCAGACCGGGCTGCCGGGTGTGGTCATCACCACCTCGGGCCCCGGCCTGCAGAACGCGATGAGCGCCGTCGGCACCGCCTTCTGCGAGTCGCGGCCGCTGCTCGTGCTCTCGCCAGGCGTCGCCCTCGGCGCCGAGTTCGCCGACGTGGGCACGCTGCACGAGACGAAGGATGCGTCGGCCATGGCCGGCGCGGTCGCCGCCTGGTCCCGCCGCGTCTCCAGTGCGGCCGAGGCGGTCGATGCCGTGCACGACGCCTTCGCGCTCTTCCGCACCGGCAGGCCGAGGCCGGTGCACATCGAGATCCCGCTCGACGTGCTCGAGGCGCCCGCCGGCGTCGCGGCCGCGGCGAGGGCCGCTCGCTCCGCACCGGCCGCCGTGGCGGGGGAGGCCGCCTCCGTGCGCGAGGCCATCGCGCTCTTGGCCGACGCCAGCGCTCCCGTCATCGTCGCAGGCGGGGGAGCGACCCGGGCGAGCAGTCAGGTGACGGCGCTCGCCGAGCGACTGGGCGCTCCCGTGCTCACGACCCTCAACGGCAAGGGCACGCTGGACGAGCACCACGCGCTCTCGCTCGGCTCGAACCTGCGCCTGCCCGCCGCGCGCGCGATCGCTGAGGCGGCCGACGTGCTCATCGTGGTCGGCTCGAAGCTCGGCGAGGCAGAGCTGTGGGCGCCCACCCTCGAGGCCCGCGGCGCCGTCGTCCGGATCGACATCTCGGCCGCGCAGGTGCACAAGAACCTCGAGGCGCGGGTCGGCATCGTCGGCGATGCGGCAGCCGTGCTCGATGCCGTGCTGGCTGATCTGCCGCAGGGCTCGCCCGCGGCCACGGACCTCGCGCCCGTGCGCGCCACCATCCTGGCCGAGACGCGCGCCGCGCTGCCGCAGACCGTCGCGCTCGCGGAGACGATCGCCGCGGCGCTGCCAGAGGGAGCGATCGTGGCCGGCGACTCCTCGCAGATCGTCTACATGGCGCTCGCGAACGTGCTGCGCCAGTCGCGCCCGCACTCGCTGCTCTACACGCCCACCTACGCCACCCTCGGCTACGGCCTGCCGGCCGCGATCGGCGCCCGTGTCGCGCAGACCGAGCGGCCTGTCGTGACCGTGATCGGCGACGGCGCGCTGATGTTCTGCGTCAACGAGCTCGCCACCGCCATCGAGCAGCGGCTCGACCTCACGATCGTCTGCGTCGACAACGGCGGCTACGCCGAGATCAAGCAGAACGAGCTCGACCGCGGCATCGCGCCCGTCGGCGTCGACCTGGTGCAGCCCGACTGGGCGGCACTGGCGGATGCCTTCGGCGCCACGGGCACGCGCGTCGCGTCCGATGGCGAGATCGTTCCGAGCATCCGAGCAGCCATCGCCGCAGGCGGTGTGCAGCTCGTGCACATCCGGCACCCCCAGCACTCGGCCGACTGA
- a CDS encoding DUF3054 domain-containing protein, whose translation MASTRPHAAGRHPTSAATLWSAVAIDVVLVVAFAAIGRATHHDGVLGESGLGLATTAWPFLAALAAGWLTSRGWRAPTAPLRTGVPLWLVTVVGGMLLRAVSGQGTAVPFIVVATLTLLLLVGWRAIAATVRTARVAATARRR comes from the coding sequence ATGGCATCCACGCGACCGCACGCAGCGGGCCGGCACCCCACATCCGCCGCTACGCTCTGGAGCGCGGTCGCCATCGACGTCGTGCTGGTCGTCGCATTCGCGGCCATCGGGCGCGCGACCCACCACGACGGCGTGCTGGGCGAGTCGGGCCTCGGGCTCGCGACGACGGCGTGGCCGTTCCTGGCAGCGCTCGCGGCCGGCTGGCTGACGAGCCGGGGCTGGCGCGCGCCGACGGCGCCGCTGCGCACCGGTGTGCCGCTCTGGCTCGTGACGGTGGTGGGCGGGATGCTGCTGCGCGCGGTGAGCGGTCAGGGCACGGCGGTGCCGTTCATCGTCGTGGCGACGCTGACGCTGCTGCTGCTCGTCGGCTGGCGCGCCATCGCGGCGACGGTGCGCACTGCCCGCGTCGCTGCCACCGCACGGCGCCGCTAG
- a CDS encoding carbon starvation protein A, translating into MGSLVLMIIGLAMFAAGYFVYSKYLARRVFQLDSSFKTPAHELNDGVDYVPTNKFILWGHHFTSVAGAAPIVGPAIAVIWGWLPALLWVTIGTVFFAGMHDLGALWASLRNKGKSIGALSGRYIGKRGANLFLVVIFLLLLMVIAAFAVVIKNLLISTPTAVIPTWGAIIVALLVGVAVYRMRWPLIPVTVVGVVALYALIVLGDSMPVVLPESFLGMSPATVWILALFIYGAIASLLPVWVLLQPRDYINGVQLFVGLILLFGAVLIGALFSANPPDIVAPMFNTNLPEGTPSMIPLLFVTIACGAISGFHGMVSSGTTSKQIDKETDARFVGYFGAVGEGMLSLGTILAVIGGFQSVAEWESIYSEFGAGGVTAFVQGGGALMENGLGLPASLSATVLATMAVLFAATTMDTGMRLLRFIVQEIGDAFKVKITKFPATAVVVIVGLGLTFSQGLGGEGGLRIWPLFGTTNQLMASLTLSIIAVMLIRKRRNPLPALIPLVLVFVLSFWAAIEQLFSFTAAGNEDWLLFALDVIIIIASVWVAVEAVMAMRRAAKAPPEDEHDDVALVATRENV; encoded by the coding sequence ATGGGTTCCCTTGTGCTCATGATCATCGGCCTGGCGATGTTCGCCGCCGGCTACTTCGTGTACTCGAAGTACCTCGCGAGACGGGTCTTCCAGCTCGACAGCTCGTTCAAGACGCCGGCCCATGAGCTGAACGACGGCGTCGACTACGTGCCGACGAACAAGTTCATCCTCTGGGGCCACCACTTCACCTCCGTCGCAGGTGCCGCACCGATCGTGGGTCCCGCCATCGCCGTCATCTGGGGCTGGCTGCCCGCGCTCCTGTGGGTGACGATCGGCACGGTGTTCTTCGCCGGCATGCACGACCTCGGCGCGCTGTGGGCCTCGCTGCGCAACAAGGGCAAGTCGATCGGAGCCCTCTCGGGTCGCTACATCGGCAAGCGCGGCGCGAACCTGTTCCTGGTCGTCATCTTCCTGCTGCTGCTGATGGTCATCGCCGCGTTCGCCGTCGTGATCAAGAACCTGCTCATCAGCACCCCGACGGCGGTCATCCCGACGTGGGGCGCGATCATCGTCGCCCTCCTCGTCGGCGTCGCCGTCTACCGGATGCGGTGGCCGCTGATCCCGGTGACGGTCGTCGGCGTCGTGGCGCTGTACGCGCTGATCGTCCTGGGCGACAGCATGCCCGTCGTCCTGCCCGAGTCCTTCCTCGGCATGAGCCCCGCGACGGTCTGGATCCTCGCGCTGTTCATCTACGGTGCGATCGCCTCGCTGCTGCCGGTCTGGGTGCTGCTGCAGCCTCGCGACTACATCAACGGCGTGCAGCTCTTCGTCGGGCTCATCCTGCTCTTCGGAGCGGTGCTGATCGGTGCGCTCTTCTCGGCGAACCCGCCCGACATCGTCGCCCCGATGTTCAACACCAACCTGCCAGAGGGCACACCGAGCATGATCCCGCTGCTGTTCGTGACCATCGCCTGCGGTGCCATCTCCGGCTTCCACGGCATGGTCTCCTCCGGCACGACCTCGAAGCAGATCGACAAGGAGACGGATGCTCGATTCGTCGGCTACTTCGGAGCGGTCGGCGAGGGCATGCTCTCGCTGGGCACGATCCTGGCCGTGATCGGCGGCTTCCAGTCGGTCGCCGAGTGGGAGTCGATCTACAGCGAGTTCGGCGCCGGCGGTGTCACCGCGTTCGTGCAAGGCGGCGGCGCGCTGATGGAGAACGGGCTCGGTCTGCCAGCCTCCTTGAGCGCCACGGTGCTCGCCACGATGGCGGTGCTCTTCGCCGCAACGACGATGGATACCGGCATGCGACTGCTCCGCTTCATCGTCCAGGAGATCGGGGATGCGTTCAAGGTCAAGATCACGAAGTTCCCGGCCACCGCGGTCGTCGTGATCGTCGGCCTGGGGCTGACGTTCTCGCAGGGACTCGGCGGCGAGGGAGGCCTGCGCATCTGGCCGCTGTTCGGAACGACGAACCAGCTCATGGCCTCGCTCACGCTCTCGATCATCGCGGTGATGCTGATCCGCAAGCGGCGCAACCCGCTGCCGGCGCTGATCCCGCTCGTGCTCGTGTTCGTGCTGTCCTTCTGGGCAGCGATCGAGCAGCTGTTCAGCTTCACCGCCGCCGGCAACGAGGACTGGCTGCTGTTCGCCCTCGATGTGATCATCATCATCGCGAGCGTCTGGGTCGCGGTCGAAGCGGTGATGGCGATGCGCCGCGCAGCAAAGGCCCCGCCAGAGGACGAGCACGACGATGTCGCGCTCGTCGCCACGAGAGAGAACGTCTGA
- the speB gene encoding agmatinase: MTDLNGTAPTEPAPHEPAPEGHAPIGPVDASVNPRYSGIATFARLPRIEDVPRADIAIVGIPFDTGVSYRPGTRFGPSHVRESSRLLRPYNPAQDASPFAEAQVVDAGDIAVNPFDIAEAVAEVEQAATALGAQVARIVAIGGDHTLALPLLRAVAKQHGPVAVLHFDAHLDTWDTYFGAPITHGTPFRRASEEGLIDLTASCHVGTRGPLYSKQDLEDDARLGFSIVTSEYVEEHGVAAAIERMRERIGDKPLYISIDIDVLDPAHAPGTGTPEAGGLTSRELLRMLRALADKHIVGADVVEVSPAYDHAQMTGIAASHAVYELVTLLARQARVREQD; this comes from the coding sequence ATGACCGACCTCAACGGCACTGCGCCCACCGAGCCGGCGCCTCACGAGCCTGCGCCCGAAGGGCACGCGCCCATCGGCCCTGTCGACGCATCCGTCAACCCTCGCTACTCCGGCATCGCCACCTTCGCGCGGCTGCCACGCATCGAGGATGTGCCGCGGGCAGACATCGCGATCGTCGGCATCCCCTTCGACACCGGCGTCAGCTACCGCCCCGGCACGCGCTTCGGCCCCTCGCACGTGCGGGAGTCGTCGCGGCTGCTGCGGCCCTACAACCCCGCGCAGGACGCCTCGCCGTTCGCCGAGGCGCAGGTCGTCGACGCGGGCGACATCGCCGTCAACCCGTTCGACATCGCAGAGGCCGTCGCCGAGGTCGAGCAGGCCGCGACGGCGCTGGGCGCGCAGGTCGCGCGCATCGTGGCCATCGGCGGCGACCACACGCTGGCGCTGCCGCTGCTGCGTGCGGTCGCGAAGCAGCACGGGCCGGTCGCGGTGCTGCACTTCGACGCACACCTCGACACCTGGGACACCTACTTCGGCGCGCCGATCACGCACGGCACGCCCTTCCGTCGCGCGAGCGAGGAGGGGCTCATCGACCTGACGGCCTCGTGCCACGTCGGCACGCGCGGCCCGCTCTACTCGAAGCAGGATCTCGAGGACGACGCCCGGCTGGGCTTCTCGATCGTGACGAGCGAGTACGTCGAGGAGCACGGCGTGGCCGCTGCGATCGAGCGGATGCGCGAGCGCATCGGCGACAAGCCGCTCTACATCTCGATCGACATCGACGTGCTCGACCCCGCGCACGCACCCGGCACGGGCACGCCCGAGGCCGGCGGGCTCACGAGCCGCGAGCTGCTGCGCATGCTGCGCGCATTGGCCGACAAGCACATCGTCGGTGCCGACGTCGTCGAGGTCTCGCCGGCCTACGACCACGCGCAGATGACGGGCATCGCCGCGAGTCACGCGGTCTACGAGCTCGTCACACTGCTGGCGCGACAGGCGAGGGTGCGCGAGCAGGACTGA
- a CDS encoding 2-dehydropantoate 2-reductase codes for MRILIVGAGATGGAFGTLLQEAGRDVTYLVRRPRAEALRRDGLRFISPSGDRTHSVQVRTADEPADAYDLILVTVKASALPSAIEDMRPAIGSSSTIVPVLNGMAHIDRLQEAFPGRVAGGMAKIVATLDAGAVRQLTQMSTITIGGLGERELSPAVAEALRVQGIDLSVSADVEGALWEKWMFIAAGAVATCLFRSPIGATIEAGGLPQILGAISELEAVAAAAGHPVSAAGHEQSIGLLTEPGSAFTTSLYRDLLAGLPTEAEHILGDLARRARELEIPTPLLDLTLIQVRADAIQRGHTAD; via the coding sequence ATGCGCATCCTCATCGTCGGCGCCGGGGCCACCGGCGGCGCGTTCGGCACGCTCCTCCAAGAAGCCGGGCGTGATGTCACCTATCTGGTGAGAAGGCCACGGGCAGAGGCACTGCGGCGTGACGGGCTGCGGTTCATCTCACCCTCCGGCGATCGCACGCACTCGGTGCAGGTGCGCACGGCCGACGAGCCTGCCGACGCATACGACCTCATCCTCGTCACGGTGAAGGCGTCAGCGCTGCCTTCCGCGATCGAGGACATGCGCCCTGCCATCGGATCCAGCTCGACCATCGTGCCGGTGCTGAATGGCATGGCACACATCGATCGCCTCCAGGAAGCGTTCCCGGGCCGGGTCGCGGGCGGGATGGCGAAGATCGTCGCGACGCTCGACGCGGGGGCGGTCCGACAGCTGACGCAGATGTCGACCATCACCATCGGCGGCCTGGGCGAGCGCGAGCTCTCCCCGGCGGTCGCCGAGGCGCTGCGCGTGCAGGGGATCGATCTCTCCGTCAGCGCCGATGTCGAGGGCGCGCTGTGGGAGAAGTGGATGTTCATCGCCGCGGGTGCCGTCGCCACCTGCCTGTTCCGCAGCCCGATCGGCGCGACCATCGAAGCCGGTGGGCTTCCCCAGATCCTGGGTGCGATCAGCGAGCTCGAAGCGGTCGCGGCCGCTGCAGGGCACCCGGTCTCCGCCGCCGGCCACGAGCAGTCCATCGGACTGCTGACGGAGCCGGGCTCCGCGTTCACCACCTCGCTCTACCGCGACCTCCTCGCGGGGCTGCCCACCGAGGCGGAGCACATCCTCGGCGACCTCGCGCGGCGGGCACGAGAGCTCGAGATCCCCACACCGCTGCTCGACCTCACCCTGATCCAGGTGCGCGCCGACGCCATCCAGCGCGGCCACACGGCCGACTGA
- a CDS encoding cory-CC-star protein, which produces MTAGTRAQRREDRSRRWAAFRDGLHEFYVGPYRQTLLREQRDEDDLFMIVVLGEALGVPDPAAYYSAGLLPAVWADFHSWHKRIGIPASPLDHIACC; this is translated from the coding sequence GTGACCGCAGGCACTCGCGCCCAGCGCCGGGAGGATCGCTCCCGGCGCTGGGCCGCGTTCCGCGACGGCCTGCACGAGTTCTACGTCGGGCCCTACCGCCAGACCCTGCTGCGGGAGCAGCGCGACGAGGACGACCTCTTCATGATCGTCGTGCTGGGCGAGGCGCTCGGCGTGCCCGACCCGGCGGCCTACTACTCTGCGGGGCTGCTGCCTGCCGTCTGGGCGGATTTCCACTCCTGGCACAAGCGGATCGGGATCCCGGCCTCACCCTTGGATCACATCGCATGCTGCTAG
- a CDS encoding MFS transporter produces MTSTTSPAMTKRARKAGFAAFVGTTIEWYDFYVYATAAALVFGPLFFPSEDPLAETASAFATFAVAFLVRPIGGILFGHIGDKLGRRFSLVLTLLLMGLATVLVGCLPTYQDIGFMAPILLIALRALQGLAVGGEWGGAVLMSVEHAPEKSKTFYGGFTQLGNPAGALLASGIFAIMSRMGDDFIMDGGWRIPFLLSIVLIGVGLWVRYRVEESPVFTAKVEGRKQSLPLAFALRSNWKPILLGIGILPVSTGGYYLATTFATAYATGEPIRMDETLILDAMTVASFIEFLVTLPIAWLGDKWGRKNIMYIGLVTSVLTFAPFLLIMPGQIEPLIFLMASLVRIAMSATYAPIAAILAQMFRPQARYTSISLSYGLGAAIWAGFSPWFATMLVAWTGSIWSVIVMFAAMAAIAFVCTWKAPQHSDEAPVTESFTARTDTTANPLP; encoded by the coding sequence ATGACCTCCACCACCAGCCCGGCGATGACGAAGCGGGCCCGCAAGGCCGGCTTCGCCGCCTTCGTGGGCACCACCATCGAGTGGTACGACTTCTACGTCTACGCGACAGCCGCCGCACTCGTGTTCGGCCCGTTGTTCTTCCCGAGCGAGGATCCGCTCGCCGAGACGGCGTCAGCCTTCGCGACCTTCGCCGTCGCCTTCCTCGTGCGCCCGATCGGCGGCATCCTCTTCGGCCACATCGGCGACAAGCTCGGGCGACGCTTCTCGCTCGTGCTCACGCTGCTGCTGATGGGGCTCGCGACCGTGCTCGTCGGCTGCCTGCCGACCTACCAGGACATCGGCTTCATGGCGCCGATCCTGCTCATCGCGCTGCGCGCGCTGCAGGGCCTCGCGGTCGGCGGCGAGTGGGGCGGCGCCGTGCTCATGAGCGTCGAACACGCGCCTGAGAAGTCGAAGACCTTCTACGGCGGCTTCACGCAGCTCGGCAACCCGGCCGGCGCACTGCTGGCATCGGGCATCTTCGCGATCATGTCGCGCATGGGCGACGACTTCATCATGGACGGCGGCTGGCGGATCCCGTTCCTGCTCTCGATCGTGCTGATCGGCGTCGGGCTGTGGGTGCGCTACCGCGTCGAGGAGTCGCCGGTGTTCACCGCGAAGGTGGAGGGTCGCAAGCAGTCGCTGCCGCTGGCCTTCGCGCTGCGCTCCAACTGGAAGCCGATCCTGCTCGGCATCGGCATCCTGCCGGTCTCGACCGGTGGCTACTACCTCGCCACCACCTTCGCGACGGCGTACGCCACGGGCGAGCCGATCCGCATGGACGAGACGCTCATCCTCGACGCCATGACGGTGGCCTCGTTCATCGAGTTCCTCGTCACGCTCCCGATCGCCTGGCTGGGCGACAAGTGGGGTCGCAAGAACATCATGTACATCGGGCTCGTGACCTCGGTGCTGACCTTCGCGCCCTTCCTGCTGATCATGCCCGGCCAGATCGAGCCGCTCATCTTCCTGATGGCATCGCTCGTGCGCATCGCCATGAGCGCCACCTACGCACCGATCGCGGCGATCCTTGCGCAGATGTTCCGCCCGCAGGCGCGCTACACCTCGATCTCGCTCTCCTACGGCTTGGGCGCTGCGATCTGGGCCGGCTTCTCGCCCTGGTTCGCGACGATGCTCGTCGCCTGGACGGGCAGCATCTGGTCGGTCATCGTGATGTTCGCAGCCATGGCCGCGATCGCCTTCGTCTGCACCTGGAAGGCCCCGCAACACTCCGACGAGGCCCCCGTGACCGAGTCGTTCACCGCCCGCACCGACACGACCGCGAACCCGCTGCCGTGA
- a CDS encoding amidohydrolase, with translation MRKLTPFDRPAQTAPRIVTAKAIHTVGPDDATATAMLIDDGRIVAIGTLAECEQAATDAGLAAERVDLGERVVVPGFVDAHAHPLMYGQMMSWVDCGPERAQSIPEIVALLRAAAAELPAGRPVRGYGYEHRNLVEQRHPTRFELDEVAADREVYLMNASGHGGVVNSHMLALNGVDRDTPDPDGGTFFRDADGELTGELSDAACNILTGVHGVKIGHHGPNFHLADEPEEHLRQLDAATQRFLAGGVTTIGDAQVSRRELDMYLRLAEAGRLELRVSMYLLSHLLDQALEMGLVGQFGNAHLSFAGIKLYADGTLGGWTAYFPDGYVGDPCRTGQLYHQPAEYTELIRRAHAAGLQTATHAQSPTAIEMVVSAIEQALADRPDPDARHRIEHCGLPTPDQIRRMAAAGIRPVNQPQHYRNWGEGVEQAIGTPGERFNPLGEFEAAGIPFTISSDAPVAEPIPLEAIETSVTRLTRRGHRLGSDALRVTARAALRAHTWEGAVSLGREDDLGSLETGKLADFAVLSDDPLEVASDAIASIRVEQTWVGGERRFEAAP, from the coding sequence GTGAGGAAGCTCACGCCCTTCGACCGCCCGGCGCAGACCGCGCCGCGCATCGTCACCGCGAAGGCGATCCACACAGTCGGCCCCGACGACGCCACCGCCACCGCCATGCTCATCGACGACGGCCGCATCGTCGCGATCGGCACGCTCGCCGAGTGCGAGCAGGCGGCGACGGATGCGGGGCTGGCGGCAGAGCGCGTCGACCTCGGCGAGCGGGTGGTCGTGCCGGGCTTCGTGGATGCCCATGCGCATCCGCTCATGTACGGCCAGATGATGTCGTGGGTCGACTGCGGGCCCGAGCGCGCGCAGAGCATCCCCGAGATCGTGGCACTGCTGCGCGCGGCTGCCGCCGAGCTGCCAGCGGGCAGGCCTGTGCGCGGCTACGGCTACGAGCACCGCAACCTCGTCGAGCAGCGGCACCCGACGCGCTTCGAGCTCGACGAGGTGGCCGCCGACCGCGAGGTCTACCTGATGAACGCCTCCGGCCACGGCGGCGTCGTCAACTCGCACATGCTCGCGCTGAACGGCGTCGATCGCGACACCCCGGATCCCGACGGTGGCACGTTCTTCCGCGACGCCGATGGCGAGCTGACAGGCGAGCTCTCGGATGCGGCCTGCAACATCCTCACCGGTGTGCACGGCGTGAAGATCGGCCACCACGGGCCCAACTTCCACCTGGCCGACGAGCCCGAGGAGCACCTGCGGCAGCTCGACGCGGCGACGCAGCGGTTCCTCGCGGGCGGCGTCACGACGATCGGCGATGCGCAGGTGAGCCGGCGTGAGCTCGACATGTACCTGCGGCTGGCCGAGGCCGGGCGCCTCGAGCTGCGCGTCTCGATGTACCTGCTCTCGCACCTGCTCGACCAGGCGCTCGAGATGGGTCTGGTCGGCCAGTTCGGCAACGCACACCTGAGCTTCGCCGGCATCAAGCTCTATGCCGACGGCACGCTGGGCGGGTGGACGGCCTACTTCCCCGACGGCTACGTGGGCGACCCGTGCCGCACGGGGCAGCTCTACCACCAGCCTGCCGAGTACACCGAGCTGATCCGCCGCGCGCACGCCGCCGGCCTCCAGACGGCGACGCACGCGCAGTCGCCCACCGCCATCGAGATGGTCGTCTCGGCCATCGAGCAGGCGCTCGCCGACCGGCCGGACCCCGACGCCCGGCACCGCATCGAGCACTGCGGCCTGCCGACGCCCGACCAGATCCGGCGGATGGCGGCCGCGGGCATCCGCCCCGTCAACCAGCCCCAGCACTACCGCAACTGGGGCGAGGGCGTCGAGCAGGCCATCGGCACGCCGGGGGAGCGCTTCAACCCGCTCGGCGAGTTCGAGGCCGCGGGGATCCCGTTCACGATCTCCTCGGACGCCCCGGTCGCCGAGCCCATCCCGCTCGAGGCCATCGAGACCTCGGTGACGCGTCTGACGCGCCGCGGGCACAGGCTGGGGTCGGATGCGCTGCGCGTGACCGCGCGGGCGGCACTGCGGGCGCACACCTGGGAGGGCGCCGTCTCACTCGGCCGCGAGGACGACCTGGGCTCGCTCGAGACCGGCAAGCTCGCCGACTTCGCCGTGCTGAGCGATGACCCGCTCGAGGTCGCCAGCGACGCGATCGCGAGCATCCGGGTCGAGCAGACCTGGGTCGGCGGCGAACGACGATTCGAGGCGGCACCATGA